A genome region from Labilibaculum antarcticum includes the following:
- a CDS encoding QcrA and Rieske domain-containing protein, with protein sequence MKLNRRKFIKRTLIALATVEAFFLLRGSVNKVDTSSGTTELFNAGKATAFDKNKLYPFLTGQFFLKRFEDGGFLAMSFKCTHLGCVVNTNSKTGGFNCPCHASQFNKFGEVLSAPATRPLDYFPITIEKGELLIDTRKPIRRSSFNKSQLTYL encoded by the coding sequence ATGAAATTGAACAGACGGAAATTCATAAAGCGAACTCTTATTGCACTTGCAACTGTAGAAGCTTTTTTCTTACTAAGAGGAAGTGTTAACAAAGTTGATACCTCATCTGGCACAACCGAATTATTTAATGCGGGTAAAGCTACTGCTTTCGACAAGAACAAACTATATCCATTTTTAACGGGTCAGTTCTTTCTGAAACGTTTCGAAGATGGTGGATTTTTGGCTATGTCTTTTAAGTGTACCCACTTGGGATGTGTCGTGAATACCAATTCGAAAACAGGTGGTTTCAATTGTCCATGCCATGCTTCGCAATTCAATAAATTTGGAGAAGTTTTATCGGCACCTGCAACCCGCCCCTTAGATTACTTTCCTATTACAATCGAAAAAGGAGAATTACTTATTGATACCAGAAAACCAATAAGAAGATCATCATTCAATAAATCGCAGTTAACCTACTTATAA
- a CDS encoding cytochrome b N-terminal domain-containing protein — protein MTNTNQEDKTPSSIEKFILHLHPAKIDSRAIKINRTFGLGGVCALLFIILCLTGLLLRFSYIPTVEHAYDSILGLKNNTVFGQFIRNLHHLSAKLMIVASFLHLVRVYYTQSIFLKRGENWIYGLLMMFLVLASSFTGYLLPWDQLAYWAVTVITQIIEYIPFIGHSLAYVVRGSETVDGNTLLNFYTLHTGIIPLLFIFLMCMHFWLVRKAGGIALPQQEEQQKVDVIPNLVSKEIMLACIVIAGLFLTAAFYDAPLLDQANPLKSPNPSKAPWYFLGAQELLLHLHPFFSAVIIPFATALFFFGLPYYKYNNLNIGVWFNSPLGKKITIQSSIIAFVFTFALIYLFEHFFHFDLWLSNWPGVISTGLIPFLFYAVPVAAYLLFWNKKHQANRTELIMACTSIILSSYICMLLISLLLRGEGMLMIF, from the coding sequence ATGACAAATACGAATCAAGAAGATAAAACCCCCTCATCGATAGAAAAATTTATTCTGCATTTGCATCCGGCTAAGATCGATTCCAGAGCCATTAAAATTAACCGCACTTTCGGTTTGGGTGGAGTATGTGCATTGCTTTTTATAATTCTATGCCTTACCGGATTACTACTTCGTTTCTCTTATATCCCTACTGTTGAGCATGCCTACGATTCCATTTTAGGATTAAAAAACAATACCGTATTTGGTCAGTTTATTCGCAACCTGCATCATTTATCGGCCAAACTTATGATTGTAGCATCCTTTCTTCACTTGGTCAGAGTTTACTACACACAATCTATTTTCCTTAAACGAGGTGAGAACTGGATTTATGGTTTATTAATGATGTTTTTGGTGCTTGCATCTAGTTTTACAGGATACCTGTTACCTTGGGATCAGCTTGCCTACTGGGCAGTTACTGTTATTACCCAAATTATTGAGTACATTCCGTTTATTGGCCATTCGCTGGCATATGTTGTTCGTGGAAGTGAAACGGTTGACGGGAATACTTTACTCAACTTTTATACTTTGCATACAGGAATCATACCTCTACTATTCATTTTCTTAATGTGTATGCACTTTTGGCTGGTTCGCAAAGCTGGAGGGATTGCCTTGCCTCAACAAGAAGAACAACAAAAAGTTGATGTCATTCCAAATTTGGTATCGAAAGAAATCATGCTTGCATGTATTGTAATCGCAGGATTGTTTTTAACTGCGGCATTCTATGATGCTCCTTTGCTTGATCAGGCCAACCCATTAAAAAGTCCAAACCCAAGCAAAGCTCCGTGGTACTTTCTAGGTGCTCAGGAATTACTTCTTCATCTTCATCCTTTCTTTAGTGCGGTTATTATTCCTTTCGCAACGGCTCTTTTCTTTTTTGGTCTACCCTACTATAAATACAACAATTTAAATATCGGAGTTTGGTTCAACTCTCCATTGGGTAAGAAAATAACCATTCAATCGAGTATTATTGCTTTTGTATTTACATTTGCATTGATTTATTTATTTGAGCACTTTTTCCATTTTGATTTATGGCTTTCCAACTGGCCTGGCGTGATCTCAACAGGACTTATCCCCTTTCTATTCTATGCAGTACCTGTTGCGGCTTACCTTTTATTTTGGAATAAAAAACATCAGGCCAACCGAACCGAATTAATCATGGCCTGCACGAGCATTATACTATCATCCTATATATGCATGTTACTCATTTCGCTGCTATTAAGAGGGGAAGGAATGTTGATGATTTTTTAA
- a CDS encoding sulfatase-like hydrolase/transferase: MKLKLLLSIFMVSLLVGCVEKKVEKKQPNIIFLFADDQCYNTVHALGNEEVITPNLDKMVENGATFTHAFNMGSWTGAVCASSRAMLNTGRFVWRAYGFEDKQNELVEKGQMWSQIMQTAGYDTYMTGKWHVQTAPSKIFNHTVHIRGGMPKDNWNHAKQAKLFAEMERTKQGKPEDIMPFGYNRPQSVSDTSWTPWDKNNGGYWQGGKHWSEVLKDDAITFIDSAKGKDKPFFMYLAFNAPHDPRQSPKEFLDMYPLENISVPESFLPLYPYKDSIGCGPALRDAALAPFPRTEYSMKKHRQEYYALITHLDYQIGKIIKALEESGEMDNTYIFYTADHGLAIGENGLVGKQNMYDHSMRPPLFVIGPDIEKGKKIDAEVYLQDIMASSIELAGLPKPEYIEFNSLMSLARGEQTKSNYSAIYGCYKPDLQRMIRTEGFKLIVYPHGKVLRLYDLNKDPKEMHDLASNPEYKEKIKDLFTKLVALQKDMDDPLDLTKIFTSL, from the coding sequence ATGAAGTTAAAATTGTTGTTATCCATTTTTATGGTATCCCTACTGGTGGGATGTGTAGAGAAAAAAGTTGAGAAGAAACAGCCAAATATCATCTTTCTTTTTGCTGACGATCAGTGTTATAACACAGTGCATGCGTTAGGAAATGAAGAAGTAATTACTCCAAACCTTGATAAAATGGTTGAGAATGGAGCAACTTTTACACATGCTTTCAACATGGGATCCTGGACTGGTGCCGTTTGTGCAAGTAGTAGAGCGATGTTGAATACAGGAAGATTTGTGTGGAGAGCCTACGGATTTGAAGACAAGCAAAATGAATTGGTAGAGAAGGGGCAAATGTGGTCTCAGATTATGCAAACTGCTGGTTACGATACCTACATGACAGGAAAATGGCATGTGCAAACAGCTCCATCTAAGATTTTTAATCATACAGTACATATCCGTGGGGGAATGCCTAAAGATAACTGGAATCATGCGAAGCAAGCGAAACTTTTTGCCGAAATGGAGAGAACAAAACAGGGTAAACCTGAAGATATCATGCCATTTGGTTATAATCGTCCGCAAAGTGTATCGGATACTAGCTGGACTCCCTGGGACAAAAACAATGGCGGCTATTGGCAAGGTGGAAAACACTGGAGCGAAGTGCTAAAGGATGATGCAATTACGTTTATCGATTCAGCCAAAGGAAAAGACAAACCATTCTTTATGTATTTGGCATTTAATGCTCCTCATGATCCTCGTCAGTCTCCTAAAGAGTTTTTAGACATGTATCCTTTAGAGAATATTTCTGTACCTGAATCATTCTTGCCTTTGTATCCTTACAAGGATAGTATTGGCTGTGGACCAGCATTGCGTGATGCTGCTTTGGCTCCATTTCCACGTACCGAGTATTCTATGAAAAAGCACCGTCAGGAATATTATGCTTTAATTACTCATTTGGATTACCAAATCGGAAAGATTATTAAAGCATTGGAAGAATCTGGTGAAATGGATAATACCTATATTTTTTATACTGCAGACCATGGTTTAGCAATTGGAGAAAACGGATTGGTTGGGAAACAAAATATGTACGATCATTCTATGCGTCCTCCTTTGTTTGTTATTGGTCCTGATATTGAAAAAGGGAAAAAGATAGATGCTGAAGTGTACTTGCAGGATATTATGGCTTCCTCAATTGAGTTGGCAGGATTACCAAAACCTGAGTACATTGAGTTCAATAGCTTAATGTCTTTGGCTCGTGGTGAGCAAACAAAATCGAATTATTCAGCCATTTATGGTTGCTATAAACCAGATCTGCAACGAATGATTCGTACCGAAGGGTTTAAATTGATTGTTTATCCTCACGGAAAAGTATTGCGTTTGTACGATTTAAATAAGGATCCAAAAGAGATGCACGATTTGGCATCAAATCCAGAATACAAAGAGAAAATTAAAGACTTATTTACGAAGTTAGTGGCTCTCCAAAAAGACATGGATGATCCATTGGATTTGACTAAGATCTTTACTTCATTATAA
- a CDS encoding thioredoxin family protein, whose translation MRKIESAQELDNLLKEDKAIMLDFYADTCPPCQALMPTIEKLAEEYKGKIDIQKVDVHKFPKLRTKYGIGSIPTLLFIKESEIVDKTVGVIAESALKEKLDNLLHA comes from the coding sequence ATGAGAAAAATAGAAAGTGCTCAAGAATTGGATAACCTACTTAAAGAGGATAAAGCAATAATGTTAGATTTTTATGCTGATACCTGTCCTCCTTGTCAGGCATTAATGCCTACTATTGAAAAATTAGCAGAAGAATATAAAGGAAAGATCGATATTCAAAAAGTGGATGTACATAAATTCCCGAAATTGAGAACAAAGTATGGAATTGGAAGTATTCCGACCTTACTTTTTATTAAAGAGTCAGAAATTGTTGATAAAACAGTTGGAGTTATAGCAGAATCAGCATTAAAAGAGAAATTAGATAATCTACTTCACGCCTAA